The Streptomyces pactum genome contains a region encoding:
- the glgX gene encoding glycogen debranching protein GlgX — MSSAAEQEAVAGKQAAADGHPAVGVNGARRAASPPAVPAWPGTPVPLGARYRTGPDQVAGTNFALWAGGAEAVELCLFDEPGCGGGERRVRLTELTHEIWHGFVPGVGPGQRYGFRVHGRWDPWTGARWNPAKLLLDPYARAVDGAEGNDYGTLPPEVYGHVRDWPQQHVADTVRDDRDSAPYVPKGVVVHDGGPDDEWTYDRRPKTPWADSVIYELHVRGFTKLHPGIPEELRGTYAGLAHPAAIEHLTRLGVTAVELLPVHQFAHESHLLDRGLRNYWGYNSIGYFAPHAAYAASGTAGQQVGEFRRMVRALHAAGIEVILDVVYNHTAEAGELGPMLSMKGIDNRGYYRLQPDARRYADYTGCGNTLHVVQPHVLRLITDSLRYWVTEMGVDGFRFDLAAALARSMHDVDMLSPFLAVIAQDPVLRRVKLIAEPWDVGSGGYQVGAFPPLWTEWNDRYRDAVRDFWRHALPDVREMGYRLSGSSDLYAWGGRRPYASVNFVTAHDGFTLRDLVSYERKHNEANGEGNRDGTDDNRSWNCGVEGETDDEDVRALRRRQLRNLLTTLLLSTGVPMLVAGDELGRTQGGSNNAYCQDNRISWVDWSLLDDPQWRPLFELTSRLIALRHRHPVLRRRAFFSGRAHSADGLRDLAWFTARGTEMTERDWYAPAATLGMYLSGRDIPGRDERGAPIVDDSFLAVLHAGEGPVGFLLPGPPWAERYEVVVDTSRERQADAPGGTHPAGTEITVPARAVLLLKVG; from the coding sequence GTGTCGAGCGCAGCCGAGCAGGAGGCGGTGGCCGGGAAACAGGCCGCCGCGGACGGGCACCCCGCCGTCGGGGTGAACGGCGCGCGGCGTGCCGCGTCGCCGCCCGCCGTGCCGGCCTGGCCGGGCACCCCGGTGCCGCTGGGCGCCCGGTACCGGACCGGACCGGACCAGGTGGCGGGCACGAACTTCGCGCTGTGGGCGGGCGGGGCGGAGGCCGTCGAGCTGTGCCTGTTCGACGAGCCGGGCTGCGGTGGCGGGGAGCGCCGGGTGCGGCTGACCGAGCTGACGCACGAGATCTGGCACGGCTTCGTGCCGGGCGTGGGCCCCGGGCAGCGCTACGGCTTCCGGGTGCACGGCCGCTGGGACCCGTGGACCGGCGCCCGCTGGAACCCGGCGAAGCTGCTGCTCGACCCGTACGCCCGCGCGGTCGACGGCGCCGAGGGCAACGACTACGGCACCCTGCCGCCCGAGGTGTACGGGCACGTCCGCGACTGGCCCCAGCAGCACGTGGCGGACACCGTGCGCGACGACCGGGACTCGGCGCCGTACGTCCCGAAGGGCGTCGTCGTCCACGACGGCGGACCCGACGACGAATGGACGTACGACCGGCGGCCGAAGACGCCGTGGGCGGACTCGGTCATCTACGAGCTGCACGTGCGCGGCTTCACCAAGCTGCACCCGGGCATCCCCGAGGAGCTGCGCGGTACGTACGCCGGTCTGGCGCATCCGGCGGCGATCGAGCACCTGACGCGACTGGGCGTGACGGCGGTGGAGCTGCTGCCGGTGCACCAGTTCGCGCACGAGAGTCATCTCCTCGACCGCGGCCTGCGCAACTACTGGGGCTACAACTCCATCGGCTACTTCGCCCCGCACGCCGCCTACGCCGCGTCCGGCACCGCGGGGCAGCAGGTCGGCGAGTTCCGGCGGATGGTGCGCGCGCTGCACGCGGCGGGCATCGAGGTCATCCTCGACGTGGTCTACAACCACACGGCGGAGGCGGGCGAGCTGGGCCCCATGCTCTCGATGAAGGGCATCGACAACCGCGGCTACTACCGCCTCCAGCCGGACGCCCGCCGGTACGCCGACTACACCGGCTGCGGCAACACCCTGCACGTCGTCCAGCCGCACGTCCTGCGCCTGATCACCGACTCCCTGCGGTACTGGGTCACGGAGATGGGCGTGGACGGCTTCCGCTTCGACCTGGCGGCGGCGCTGGCCCGCTCGATGCACGACGTCGACATGCTCTCCCCGTTCCTCGCGGTGATCGCGCAGGACCCGGTGCTGCGGCGGGTGAAGCTGATCGCCGAGCCGTGGGACGTCGGCTCGGGCGGCTACCAGGTGGGCGCGTTCCCGCCCCTGTGGACCGAGTGGAACGACCGGTACCGGGACGCGGTACGGGACTTCTGGCGGCACGCGCTGCCGGACGTGCGGGAGATGGGCTACCGCCTGTCGGGCTCCAGCGACCTGTACGCGTGGGGCGGCCGGCGGCCGTACGCGTCGGTCAACTTCGTCACCGCGCACGACGGCTTCACGCTCCGGGACCTCGTGTCCTACGAGCGCAAGCACAACGAGGCCAACGGCGAGGGCAACCGGGACGGCACGGACGACAACCGGTCCTGGAACTGCGGCGTGGAGGGAGAGACCGACGACGAGGACGTACGGGCGCTCCGGCGGCGCCAGCTCCGCAACCTGCTGACCACGCTCCTGCTGTCGACCGGCGTGCCGATGCTGGTCGCGGGCGACGAGCTGGGCCGCACGCAGGGCGGCAGCAACAACGCCTACTGCCAGGACAACCGGATCAGTTGGGTGGACTGGAGCCTGCTGGACGACCCTCAGTGGCGGCCCCTGTTCGAGCTGACCTCCCGGCTGATCGCGCTGCGCCACCGGCATCCGGTGCTGCGCCGCCGGGCCTTCTTCTCCGGCCGGGCGCATTCCGCGGACGGCCTGCGCGACCTGGCCTGGTTCACCGCCCGGGGCACGGAGATGACGGAGCGGGACTGGTACGCGCCCGCCGCCACGCTCGGCATGTACCTCTCCGGGCGGGACATCCCGGGCCGCGACGAGCGCGGCGCCCCGATCGTCGACGACAGCTTCCTGGCCGTCCTGCACGCGGGCGAGGGGCCGGTCGGCTTCCTGCTGCCGGGGCCGCCGTGGGCGGAGCGGTACGAGGTGGTCGTCGACACCAGCCGGGAGCGGCAGGCGGACGCACCGGGCGGGACGCACCCGGCGGGGACGGAGATCACGGTGCCGGCGCGGGCGGTGCTGCTGCTGAAGGTGGGGTGA
- a CDS encoding ABC transporter ATP-binding protein, producing the protein MSTTPASAEPPTEDRSTVRSLLRLWPYVRPVRARLATAAGVAILASCVGLVIPLVLKWMVDGPVADRDPSGVWLGALYLLLLGLAEALLFGLRRWLVARPLAGVEAGMRADLYRHLQRLPVAFHDRWASGQLLSRGTTDLMLLRMFLAFPLTFLLVNGVTILVGVGIMLVQDWTLGLVILGPAVPVMITCAVFEKKYSAVARRAQDQVGDLTTVVEESVLGVRVIKGFGRHRSQARAFHELSHRLRGTELRKARLLASIWAVIVTLPEIAIGAALVVGTVRVADGSLSAGTLVAFLSTALALRWPVESIGFLLAMSQEAATATDRYFEVMDARVESPGVARGPASVPGDGSRGPAVPGAAEALPALAEARRPAVAAGGGGLRFENVRFRYPDAPPGSPPLLDRVDLHVRPGESMALVGATGSGKTTLTALIPRLHEVTSGRITLDGADITALSREELRSMVAVAFEEPTLFSATVGENVLMGAADGAGDEELGRALAVAQADFAYALPQGTGTQVGEQGLSLSGGQRQRLALARAVVGGPRFLVLDDPLSALDVHTEAAVEAALRQVLADTTALIVAHRPSTVLLADRVALLSGGRIAAVGTHQELLHGSAEYARLMSGLDGSAECREARGVQEPRVTREAREIREAQEGDGR; encoded by the coding sequence ATGTCCACGACACCCGCCTCCGCCGAGCCCCCCACCGAGGACCGGTCCACCGTCCGCTCGCTGCTGCGGCTGTGGCCCTATGTACGGCCCGTGCGGGCGCGGTTGGCGACCGCCGCGGGCGTGGCGATCCTCGCCTCCTGCGTGGGGCTGGTGATCCCGCTGGTCCTGAAGTGGATGGTGGACGGGCCGGTCGCCGACCGCGATCCGTCCGGCGTGTGGCTCGGGGCGCTGTACCTGCTGCTCCTCGGGCTGGCGGAGGCGCTGCTGTTCGGGCTGCGGCGCTGGCTGGTGGCCCGGCCGCTGGCGGGCGTCGAGGCGGGGATGCGGGCGGACCTCTACCGGCATCTGCAACGGCTGCCGGTGGCCTTCCACGACCGGTGGGCGTCGGGGCAGTTGCTGTCGCGCGGGACGACGGACCTGATGCTGCTGCGCATGTTCCTCGCCTTCCCGCTGACGTTCCTGCTGGTCAACGGTGTGACGATTCTGGTCGGCGTGGGCATCATGCTGGTCCAGGACTGGACGCTGGGGCTGGTCATCCTCGGGCCCGCCGTACCCGTGATGATCACCTGCGCGGTCTTCGAGAAGAAGTACTCGGCGGTGGCGCGGCGCGCGCAGGACCAGGTCGGGGATCTGACGACCGTGGTCGAGGAGAGCGTGCTCGGCGTCCGCGTCATCAAGGGCTTCGGACGGCACCGCAGCCAGGCCCGGGCGTTCCACGAGCTGTCGCACCGGCTGCGGGGGACGGAGCTGCGCAAGGCACGGTTGCTGGCGTCCATCTGGGCGGTCATCGTGACGCTGCCGGAGATCGCGATCGGGGCGGCGCTGGTGGTGGGGACGGTGCGGGTGGCGGACGGGTCGCTGTCGGCGGGGACGCTGGTGGCGTTCCTGTCCACAGCGCTGGCCCTGCGGTGGCCCGTCGAGTCGATCGGCTTCCTGCTGGCGATGAGTCAGGAGGCGGCCACGGCCACGGACCGGTACTTCGAGGTGATGGACGCGCGGGTCGAGTCGCCGGGGGTGGCGCGTGGGCCCGCGTCCGTGCCGGGGGACGGGTCCCGCGGCCCGGCGGTGCCGGGTGCCGCCGAGGCCCTTCCGGCACTGGCGGAGGCACGACGGCCCGCGGTCGCGGCGGGTGGCGGCGGTCTGCGGTTCGAGAACGTCCGCTTCCGTTACCCCGACGCACCCCCCGGCTCCCCGCCCCTCCTCGACCGCGTCGACCTGCACGTCCGCCCCGGCGAGTCGATGGCCCTGGTCGGGGCCACCGGCAGCGGCAAGACGACGCTGACCGCGCTCATCCCCCGCCTGCACGAGGTGACCTCCGGCCGGATCACGCTGGACGGTGCGGACATCACCGCCCTGTCCCGCGAGGAGCTGCGCTCCATGGTCGCCGTGGCGTTCGAGGAGCCCACCCTCTTCTCGGCCACCGTCGGCGAGAACGTGCTGATGGGGGCCGCCGACGGCGCCGGTGACGAGGAGCTGGGGCGGGCGCTCGCCGTCGCGCAGGCCGACTTCGCGTACGCCCTGCCCCAGGGCACCGGCACCCAGGTCGGCGAGCAGGGCCTGAGCCTTTCCGGCGGCCAGCGGCAGCGCCTCGCGCTCGCCCGGGCGGTGGTCGGCGGGCCGAGGTTCCTCGTCCTGGACGACCCGCTGTCCGCCCTGGACGTGCACACGGAGGCCGCCGTGGAGGCCGCCCTGCGGCAGGTCCTCGCGGACACCACGGCCCTGATCGTCGCCCACCGCCCGTCCACGGTGCTGCTCGCCGACCGCGTGGCGCTGCTCTCGGGCGGCCGGATCGCCGCCGTCGGCACCCACCAGGAACTGCTGCACGGCAGCGCCGAGTACGCCCGTCTGATGTCCGGACTCGACGGGAGCGCGGAATGCCGGGAAGCCCGGGGAGTCCAGGAACCCCGGGTCACCCGGGAAGCCCGGGAGATCCGGGAAGCCCAGGAAGGGGACGGCCGATGA
- a CDS encoding ABC transporter ATP-binding protein — protein MTAPTATAPGREQPEGGDPAAEAEVRAADDLFDRDVLPSPPGATAALLRSLLAPGKARVALTTFLLLLQQAAVQAGPLLVAYAIDHAVPALRDDDHGPLIAVGAGYLLCSLGAGALQYAFIAAAARVSQDVLLDLRGRIFRHAQALSVDFHERYTSGRLISRSTTDVEALRELLDEGLQELVTVILSFVYIAALLLWLDLGLGGVAVASFVPLYALVRLYRRRAGRVYRRRSTAIAAVIVKFVETMNGIRPVRAFRREAANDAEFAVLNRRHERTNGDALLEMARYVVGSRLVANTAVAGIVLWGAYRVADGTLALGVLAAAVLYLRRLYDPIDRLGMFLNSYQSAAASLEKIAGLLAQTPSVPEPAAPKELPPPASEHPGREVVFDGVGFGYRTGGEVLPRFDLTIPAGQTVAVVGSTGAGKSTLAKLLARFYDPSDGRVLLDGTDLRDLAVPELRRGVVMVTQEAFLFSGTVAENIAIGRPEATREEIERAAKAIGAHDFIGALPDGYDTDVRKRGGRISAGQRQLVAFARALLADPAVLILDEATSSLDVPGERAVQRAMATVLKGRTAVVIAHRLSTVEIADRVLVMERGRIVEDGVPADLIAGRGRFADLHRAWRDSLA, from the coding sequence ATGACCGCGCCCACGGCCACCGCGCCGGGCAGGGAACAGCCGGAGGGCGGGGACCCGGCCGCCGAGGCGGAGGTCCGCGCGGCCGACGACCTCTTCGACCGGGACGTCCTGCCCAGTCCGCCGGGCGCCACCGCCGCCCTGCTGCGCTCCCTGCTGGCACCCGGGAAGGCCCGCGTCGCCCTCACCACGTTCCTCCTGCTGCTCCAGCAGGCGGCGGTGCAGGCGGGACCGCTGCTGGTGGCGTACGCCATCGACCACGCCGTGCCTGCGCTGCGGGACGACGACCACGGTCCGCTGATCGCGGTGGGCGCCGGCTATCTGCTCTGCTCGCTGGGCGCGGGCGCGCTCCAGTACGCGTTCATCGCCGCCGCGGCCCGCGTCAGCCAGGACGTGCTGCTGGACCTGCGGGGCCGGATTTTCCGCCACGCGCAGGCGCTGAGCGTCGACTTCCACGAGCGCTACACCTCGGGCCGGCTCATCTCCCGCTCCACCACGGACGTGGAGGCGCTGCGCGAGCTGCTGGACGAGGGCCTCCAGGAGCTGGTGACGGTCATCCTGTCCTTCGTCTACATCGCGGCGCTGCTGCTCTGGCTGGACCTGGGCCTCGGCGGCGTCGCGGTGGCGTCGTTCGTGCCGCTGTACGCGCTGGTGCGGTTGTACCGGCGGCGCGCGGGGCGGGTGTACCGCCGGCGGTCCACGGCGATCGCGGCGGTGATCGTGAAGTTCGTGGAGACGATGAACGGCATCCGCCCGGTGCGCGCCTTCCGCCGGGAGGCCGCCAACGACGCCGAGTTCGCCGTGCTGAACCGGCGTCACGAGCGGACCAACGGCGACGCGCTGCTGGAGATGGCCCGTTATGTCGTCGGCTCGCGGCTGGTCGCCAACACGGCCGTCGCGGGGATCGTGCTGTGGGGCGCGTACCGGGTCGCGGACGGCACGCTGGCGCTCGGCGTGCTGGCCGCCGCCGTGCTGTACCTGCGGCGGCTGTACGACCCGATCGACCGGCTCGGCATGTTCCTCAACTCCTACCAGTCGGCGGCGGCCTCGCTGGAGAAGATCGCCGGTCTGCTGGCCCAGACGCCGTCCGTGCCCGAGCCGGCCGCGCCGAAGGAGCTGCCGCCGCCGGCGTCGGAGCACCCCGGGCGCGAGGTCGTCTTCGACGGGGTCGGCTTCGGCTACCGGACCGGCGGCGAGGTGCTGCCCCGCTTCGACCTGACGATTCCGGCCGGGCAGACGGTCGCCGTCGTGGGCTCGACCGGCGCGGGCAAGTCGACGCTGGCGAAGCTGCTCGCCCGGTTCTACGACCCGTCCGACGGGCGGGTCCTGCTGGACGGCACCGATCTGCGCGACCTCGCCGTGCCCGAGCTGCGGCGCGGGGTGGTGATGGTGACGCAGGAGGCGTTCCTGTTCTCCGGCACGGTGGCCGAGAACATCGCGATCGGCCGCCCGGAGGCGACGCGGGAGGAGATCGAGCGCGCCGCGAAGGCGATCGGCGCCCACGACTTCATCGGCGCGCTGCCCGACGGCTACGACACCGACGTCCGCAAGCGGGGCGGCCGCATCTCCGCCGGGCAGCGGCAACTGGTCGCGTTCGCACGGGCGTTGCTCGCGGACCCGGCGGTGCTGATCCTGGACGAGGCGACCAGCTCGCTGGACGTTCCCGGTGAGCGGGCGGTGCAGCGGGCGATGGCGACGGTGCTGAAGGGCCGTACCGCGGTCGTGATCGCGCACCGGCTCTCCACCGTGGAGATCGCCGACCGGGTGCTGGTGATGGAGCGGGGCCGGATCGTGGAGGACGGTGTGCCGGCCGATCTGATCGCGGGTAGGGGCCGGTTCGCGGACCTGCACCGGGCCTGGCGGGACAGTCTGGCGTGA
- a CDS encoding phosphotransferase enzyme family protein translates to MQASGVTRAVAAAMSIASSLGLPADDAIVLHDSNKLTLRLLPCDVLARVAPVADQVARFEVGLAQRLAAAGCPVAALDPRVAPRVHERGGFVVTLWTYYEPVAPREVPPADYADALRRLHAGMRELDTPTPHFTDRVEQARRLVADRDRTPALADADRELLGDTLRGLRREIGERGDAEQLLHGEPHPGNVLTTGNGPLFIDLETCCRGPVEFDLAHAPEEVGEHYPGVDRELLRRCRLLVLAMITAWRWDRDDQFPDGRRLGTRWLGEIRAALDRDGPGTHG, encoded by the coding sequence ATGCAGGCGTCGGGAGTCACACGTGCGGTGGCCGCGGCCATGTCGATCGCCTCGTCACTCGGCCTGCCGGCCGACGACGCGATCGTTCTGCACGACTCGAACAAGCTCACGCTGCGTCTGCTGCCCTGTGACGTCCTGGCCCGGGTGGCGCCTGTGGCGGACCAGGTCGCGCGGTTCGAGGTCGGCCTCGCCCAGCGGCTCGCCGCAGCCGGGTGTCCGGTGGCCGCGCTCGACCCCCGGGTGGCGCCGCGCGTCCATGAGCGGGGCGGCTTCGTGGTCACGCTGTGGACCTACTACGAACCCGTGGCGCCGCGTGAGGTCCCACCGGCCGACTACGCCGACGCGCTCCGGCGGCTGCACGCCGGCATGCGCGAACTCGACACTCCGACGCCGCACTTCACCGACCGGGTCGAGCAGGCTCGACGACTCGTGGCGGACCGCGACCGCACTCCGGCGCTCGCCGACGCGGACCGCGAGCTGCTCGGCGACACGCTCCGAGGCCTGCGGCGGGAGATCGGCGAGCGTGGTGACGCCGAACAGCTACTGCACGGCGAACCGCACCCGGGCAACGTGCTCACCACGGGGAACGGGCCGCTGTTCATCGACCTCGAGACGTGTTGCCGCGGGCCCGTCGAATTCGACCTCGCCCACGCGCCCGAAGAAGTCGGCGAGCACTATCCGGGTGTCGACCGGGAGCTGCTGCGCCGGTGCCGGCTCCTGGTGCTGGCGATGATCACCGCGTGGCGCTGGGACCGGGACGACCAGTTCCCCGACGGACGCCGACTGGGCACGCGGTGGCTCGGCGAGATCCGCGCCGCACTCGACCGCGACGGCCCGGGCACCCACGGCTGA
- a CDS encoding M4 family metallopeptidase — translation MSSSTPHRRTSHTASRTTHRRAAAVALAGVAALIATAVQSGAATAAPRPAPAPGAESVELTPAQRAELMRDADAAKAETADDLGLGAKEKLVVRDVLKDRDGTVHTRYERTYDGLPVLGGDLVVTTDSGKTERVVKATAKAIAPATVTPKIAAGKAERQAVSAAEAAGAEQPEADRAPRKVIWAANGTPVLAYETVVGGLQEDGTPNELHVVTDAATGAKLHEYQAIHNGTGNTMYSGTVTLGTARSGSSYTLTDTTRGNHKTYNLNRGTSGTGTLFTGSDDVWGNGSASNAETAAADAHYGAALTWDYYKNVQGRSGIRGDGVGAYSRVHYGNNYVNAFWSDGCFCMTYGDGSGNANPLTSIDVAAHEMTHGLTSNTAGLNYSGESGGLNEATSDIFGASVEFHANNSSDVGDYLIGEEIDINGDGTPLRYMDKPSRDGASKDYWYSGIGNVDVHYSSGPANHFFYLLSEGSGAKTINGVSYDSPTSDGLPVTGIGRAKAEKIWFRALTTKFTSTTNYAGARTGTLAAAGELYGTDSAEYKAVQDAWAGINVGARSGGGGGGGTSFENAADVAIPDNGAAVTSSVAVTGRAGNAPANLQAAVDIVHTWRGDLVVDLLAPDGTAYRLKNSSSSDSANDVKQTYTVNASSESANGTWKLRVQDVAARDTGYINSFKLTFP, via the coding sequence TTGAGCAGCAGCACTCCCCACAGACGCACCTCCCACACCGCGTCCCGCACCACCCACCGCCGCGCCGCCGCCGTCGCCCTGGCCGGTGTCGCCGCGCTGATCGCCACGGCGGTCCAGTCCGGCGCCGCCACCGCGGCGCCCCGGCCGGCCCCCGCCCCGGGCGCCGAGTCCGTCGAACTCACGCCGGCCCAGCGCGCCGAGCTGATGCGCGACGCCGACGCCGCCAAGGCCGAGACCGCCGACGACCTGGGCCTGGGCGCCAAGGAGAAGCTGGTCGTGCGCGACGTCCTCAAGGACCGCGACGGCACCGTGCACACCCGCTACGAACGCACCTACGACGGTCTGCCCGTCCTCGGCGGCGACCTGGTCGTCACCACCGACTCCGGGAAGACCGAGCGGGTCGTGAAGGCCACCGCCAAGGCGATCGCACCGGCCACCGTGACGCCGAAGATCGCGGCCGGCAAGGCCGAACGGCAGGCCGTGTCCGCCGCGGAGGCCGCCGGCGCCGAGCAGCCCGAGGCCGACCGCGCCCCGCGCAAGGTGATCTGGGCGGCGAACGGCACACCGGTCCTGGCGTACGAGACCGTCGTGGGCGGCCTCCAGGAGGACGGCACGCCGAACGAGCTGCACGTGGTCACCGACGCCGCCACCGGCGCCAAGCTCCACGAGTACCAGGCGATCCACAACGGCACCGGCAACACGATGTACAGCGGGACGGTGACGCTGGGCACCGCGCGGTCCGGGTCGTCGTACACGCTGACCGACACCACGCGCGGCAACCACAAGACGTACAACCTCAACCGGGGCACCTCCGGCACCGGAACGCTCTTCACCGGCTCCGACGACGTGTGGGGCAACGGCAGCGCGTCCAACGCCGAGACCGCCGCCGCCGACGCCCACTACGGGGCCGCGCTGACCTGGGACTACTACAAGAACGTCCAGGGCCGGTCCGGTATCCGCGGCGACGGTGTGGGCGCCTACTCCCGGGTCCACTACGGCAACAACTACGTCAACGCCTTCTGGTCGGACGGCTGCTTCTGCATGACGTACGGCGACGGTTCCGGCAACGCCAACCCGCTGACGTCCATCGACGTGGCCGCGCACGAGATGACGCACGGCCTCACCTCCAACACCGCGGGGCTCAACTACAGCGGTGAGTCCGGCGGGCTGAACGAGGCCACCTCCGACATCTTCGGCGCGTCCGTCGAGTTCCACGCGAACAACTCCTCCGACGTCGGTGACTACCTCATCGGCGAGGAGATCGACATCAACGGCGACGGCACGCCGCTGCGCTACATGGACAAGCCCAGCAGGGACGGCGCGTCCAAGGACTACTGGTACTCGGGGATCGGCAACGTCGACGTCCACTACTCGTCCGGTCCGGCCAACCACTTCTTCTACCTGCTGAGCGAGGGCAGCGGCGCCAAGACCATCAACGGCGTCAGCTACGACTCGCCGACCTCGGACGGCCTCCCGGTCACCGGCATCGGCCGCGCCAAGGCGGAGAAGATCTGGTTCCGCGCGCTGACCACCAAGTTCACGTCGACCACCAACTACGCGGGCGCCCGCACCGGCACCCTCGCGGCGGCCGGTGAGCTGTACGGCACCGACAGCGCCGAATACAAGGCGGTGCAGGACGCCTGGGCCGGCATCAACGTCGGCGCGCGCTCGGGCGGCGGCGGTGGCGGCGGCACCTCCTTCGAGAACGCCGCCGACGTGGCGATCCCGGACAACGGTGCGGCGGTCACCTCGTCGGTCGCCGTGACGGGCCGGGCGGGCAACGCGCCCGCGAACCTCCAGGCCGCGGTCGACATCGTGCACACCTGGCGCGGTGACCTGGTGGTCGACCTGCTGGCCCCGGACGGGACCGCGTACCGCCTGAAGAACTCCAGTTCGTCCGACTCGGCGAACGACGTGAAGCAGACGTACACGGTCAACGCCTCCTCGGAGTCCGCCAACGGCACCTGGAAACTGCGCGTCCAGGACGTGGCGGCCCGGGACACCGGGTACATCAACTCCTTCAAGCTCACCTTCCCGTAG